One stretch of Brachyhypopomus gauderio isolate BG-103 chromosome 8, BGAUD_0.2, whole genome shotgun sequence DNA includes these proteins:
- the LOC143521427 gene encoding uncharacterized protein LOC143521427 isoform X1 produces the protein MGVTHGKKTDHSHQQLQSGCAQPLIGPDSLSDVGSVVGCDQRWDREEDLDQRQLLRSSGGGGVETTEHSRPEKQNWSPEKHAGDRGGGEESQVFSGAGTAVETTVTRDAGETSVQGQRKAEGSG, from the exons ATGGGGGTGACCCATGGAAAGAAA ACTGACCACAGTCACCAGCAGCTTCAGTCAGGATGTGCACAGCCTCTCATTGGGCCAG ATTCACTGTCTGACGTGGGTTCTGTGGTGGGCTGTGATCAGAGgtgggacagagaggaggatctGGATCAGCGCCAGCTCCTT aggagtagtggtggaggaggtgtggaaaCTACAGAACATTCTAGACCAGAGAAGCAGAATTGGAGCCCTGAGAAACATgcaggagacagaggaggaggagaagaatcACAGGTCTTCTCTGGAGCAGGAACCGCAGTGGAGACAACAGTGACTAGAGATG CCGGAGAGACGAGTGTCCAAGGCCAGAGAAAGGCAGAAGGCAGCGGCTGA
- the LOC143521427 gene encoding uncharacterized protein LOC143521427 isoform X2, with protein MGVTHGKKTDHSHQQLQSGCAQPLIGPDSLSDVGSVVGCDQRGVVVEEVWKLQNILDQRSRIGALRNMQETEEEEKNHRSSLEQEPQWRQQ; from the exons ATGGGGGTGACCCATGGAAAGAAA ACTGACCACAGTCACCAGCAGCTTCAGTCAGGATGTGCACAGCCTCTCATTGGGCCAG ATTCACTGTCTGACGTGGGTTCTGTGGTGGGCTGTGATCAGAG aggagtagtggtggaggaggtgtggaaaCTACAGAACATTCTAGACCAGAGAAGCAGAATTGGAGCCCTGAGAAACATgcaggagacagaggaggaggagaagaatcACAGGTCTTCTCTGGAGCAGGAACCGCAGTGGAGACAACAGTGA